From Pirellulales bacterium, the proteins below share one genomic window:
- a CDS encoding fibronectin type III domain-containing protein codes for MSHFDRRRFLQTGSLILAGGYAHSLFGDEVTATPTFAEKPTFEPKALFLTWQRDPTTTMTVQWIGTEQEAADRPIWYVEAGTKEWRKKASATKPYPLTDKSVVRTELANLKPDTEYIFRVGLDSAEHRFRTMPAKATNPIHFVSGGDAGVGSHPVQTNRVAASQAPQFVVIGGDLAYENGKSAETFMAFLMNYSRDLRVENRLIPMLGCIGNHEVDGAYGKTRKEAPFFYSIFDGLFPDTGFASLDFGDYMSLVLLDTNHTTPIEGAQTDWLAKTLKEREECPTVFVFNHVPAYPSFRPMNLNIPGDPGTGAGNRKHWCPLFERYNVDAVFEHHDHTYKRTHPLLDGHTNKNGIVYLGDGSWGKIRRPAKPEGRPYLAVTDEAFHLSVHRIEGEDRFHVALSETGKIVDVCSTKKRARNGNRS; via the coding sequence ATGTCGCACTTTGATCGACGCCGCTTTCTGCAAACCGGCTCTTTGATATTGGCCGGCGGCTATGCCCATTCCCTATTTGGTGACGAAGTCACGGCGACGCCGACCTTTGCCGAGAAACCTACGTTCGAGCCAAAGGCCCTGTTCCTAACCTGGCAGCGCGATCCGACGACCACGATGACGGTGCAATGGATCGGCACCGAGCAGGAAGCCGCGGATCGGCCGATCTGGTACGTGGAGGCAGGCACCAAGGAATGGCGTAAGAAGGCGAGCGCGACAAAGCCGTATCCGTTGACCGACAAATCGGTGGTCCGTACCGAATTGGCCAACTTGAAGCCCGACACGGAATACATATTCCGCGTGGGACTCGACTCGGCCGAACATCGTTTCCGCACGATGCCGGCCAAGGCCACTAACCCTATCCATTTCGTTTCCGGAGGGGACGCGGGCGTTGGTTCGCATCCGGTGCAGACGAATCGGGTTGCCGCTTCGCAGGCGCCGCAGTTCGTCGTGATCGGCGGTGATCTGGCCTACGAGAACGGAAAAAGCGCCGAGACGTTCATGGCGTTCCTGATGAACTACTCTCGCGATTTGCGCGTCGAGAATCGTCTGATTCCGATGCTGGGCTGTATCGGCAATCACGAGGTCGACGGCGCTTATGGGAAAACGCGCAAAGAGGCTCCCTTCTTTTATTCGATTTTCGACGGGCTATTTCCTGATACCGGATTCGCGTCGCTCGATTTCGGCGACTACATGTCGCTAGTCTTGCTCGACACGAATCACACCACGCCGATCGAGGGTGCGCAAACCGATTGGCTGGCCAAGACGTTGAAGGAGCGCGAGGAATGCCCGACGGTGTTCGTCTTCAATCACGTGCCGGCCTATCCGTCGTTCCGGCCGATGAATCTGAATATACCTGGTGACCCGGGAACGGGAGCCGGCAACCGAAAGCACTGGTGCCCACTGTTCGAGCGTTATAACGTCGACGCGGTCTTCGAACATCACGACCATACGTACAAGCGCACGCATCCGCTCTTGGATGGTCATACGAACAAGAATGGCATCGTCTATCTTGGCGACGGCTCGTGGGGCAAGATTCGTCGTCCGGCCAAGCCTGAAGGTCGACCCTATCTGGCGGTGACCGACGAGGCGTTTCATCTTTCGGTGCATCGCATCGAAGGGGAAGACCGCTTTCACGTCGCGCTCTCCGAGACCGGCAAGATCGTCGATGTTTGCTCGACTAAGAAGCGCGCCCGCAACGGCAATCGCAGCTAG
- a CDS encoding G8 domain-containing protein gives MLLAAETDATPAAVVYSAKSGNWSDPAVWESGRTPTNGDRVLVKQGHEVVYDVASESVIRVLKVAGTLRFAIDRNTRLDVGLLRVEPGDEVTEEGFDCHNAATPVDPTGERNDRVGSHALSGIRMTAIWTATTTIVAKHQKSNRHTDCTSTADGTANRIKASASSKRKRPADNWCQRAVSSGRYKTRTCDP, from the coding sequence ATGCTGTTGGCGGCCGAAACCGATGCGACCCCGGCAGCCGTTGTGTATTCCGCGAAAAGTGGCAATTGGTCCGACCCCGCGGTTTGGGAAAGTGGCCGTACGCCCACGAACGGCGACCGTGTGCTGGTCAAGCAAGGGCACGAAGTTGTGTACGACGTCGCGTCCGAAAGCGTGATCCGCGTGTTGAAAGTCGCCGGGACCTTACGGTTTGCGATCGATCGCAATACGCGACTGGATGTTGGCCTGCTGCGCGTCGAGCCCGGCGACGAGGTGACAGAAGAAGGCTTCGATTGCCACAATGCCGCCACGCCCGTCGATCCGACCGGAGAACGCAACGATCGGGTCGGCTCCCATGCACTTTCAGGAATAAGAATGACCGCGATCTGGACAGCAACGACGACGATCGTCGCGAAACACCAGAAGTCCAACCGTCACACCGATTGCACTTCGACAGCGGACGGCACTGCCAACCGCATCAAAGCATCAGCCTCATCAAAAAGAAAACGGCCCGCTGACAACTGGTGTCAACGGGCCGTTTCGAGTGGGCGATACAAGACTCGAACTTGTGACCCCTAG
- the thrS gene encoding threonine--tRNA ligase translates to MLKVKLPDGSVREYTRPVRPIDVAAEIGPRLAKATLAAEVDDQVVDTVSPLPVEGEVTLKLLTRKDPEALRIMRHSCAHVMARAVMRLFEGVQLAFGPTIENGFYYDFDLPHKLSEEDFPKIEAEMAKILKQDEEFERLEVPRAEAIKICRDLAQVLKVEHIETGLADQAELSFYRQGEFLDLCRGRHIPSAGAIGAFKLLSVAGAYWKGDSNNQQLQRLYGTAWFSKEELDAYLAQVEEAKRRDHRVLGKHLELFTVNPIVGQGLVLWLPRGAVVRGQLESFVRDELIKRGYDPVYTPNIGRVELYQISGHYPYYADSQFKPIEMEEGERYLLKPMNCPHHIMIYKSKPRSYRELPVRLAEFGTVYRYEKSGELGGMTRVRGFTQDDAHIFCTEEQVGDEFRQCIEMAQFVLKTLGLDDYRVRLGFRDPASDKYVGQPESWAKAEAAIERVARDMNLPGCTPELGEAAFYGPKVDFVVTDCIGREWQLGTVQLDYNLPSEERFGLEYIGPDNKPHRPVMIHRAPLGSMERFIGVLIEHFAGAFPLWLAPEQIRVLTVTQKAEEYGRDVESQLRQGSLRVTGDYRAEKLGAKIRDAQLKLIPYMLVVGERDAAEGTVSVRDRLTGDLGAMPLAAAIDKFRQEVAEKTIRQVVKTTAGLGERGGANEY, encoded by the coding sequence ATGCTAAAGGTCAAGCTCCCCGACGGCAGCGTTCGCGAATATACCCGGCCCGTGCGTCCCATCGACGTGGCCGCAGAAATTGGACCGCGGCTGGCCAAAGCCACGCTAGCGGCCGAGGTCGACGACCAGGTGGTCGATACGGTCAGCCCGTTGCCCGTCGAGGGCGAAGTAACGCTCAAGCTGCTGACGCGCAAGGACCCCGAGGCCTTGCGCATCATGCGTCACTCATGCGCCCACGTCATGGCCCGGGCCGTGATGCGACTGTTCGAAGGGGTGCAATTGGCGTTCGGACCAACGATCGAAAACGGCTTTTATTACGACTTCGACCTGCCGCACAAGTTGAGTGAAGAGGACTTCCCGAAGATCGAGGCCGAGATGGCCAAGATCCTCAAGCAGGACGAAGAATTCGAACGCCTGGAAGTGCCTCGTGCCGAAGCAATTAAGATCTGCCGCGACCTGGCGCAGGTCCTAAAGGTCGAGCACATCGAAACCGGCCTGGCCGATCAGGCCGAGCTGTCGTTTTACCGGCAGGGGGAGTTTCTCGATCTCTGTCGCGGTCGACACATCCCCAGCGCCGGCGCCATTGGCGCTTTCAAACTGCTCAGCGTCGCCGGCGCCTATTGGAAAGGGGACTCGAACAACCAGCAGTTGCAGCGTCTCTATGGCACCGCCTGGTTCTCGAAGGAAGAGCTCGACGCTTACCTAGCCCAGGTTGAAGAGGCCAAACGCCGCGATCACCGCGTGCTCGGCAAGCATCTCGAACTGTTCACGGTGAATCCCATCGTTGGGCAGGGATTGGTTCTGTGGCTGCCGCGCGGCGCGGTTGTGCGCGGCCAGTTGGAATCGTTCGTCCGCGACGAACTGATCAAGCGCGGATATGACCCCGTATATACACCGAATATCGGCCGGGTCGAGCTGTACCAGATTTCAGGCCATTATCCCTACTACGCAGACAGTCAGTTCAAGCCGATCGAGATGGAAGAGGGCGAACGTTATCTGCTGAAGCCGATGAACTGCCCGCACCACATCATGATCTACAAGTCGAAGCCGCGCAGCTATCGCGAGTTGCCGGTGCGGTTGGCGGAATTCGGGACGGTCTATCGTTACGAAAAGTCAGGCGAGTTGGGGGGCATGACTCGTGTTCGCGGATTCACGCAGGACGACGCGCACATCTTTTGCACCGAGGAACAGGTCGGCGACGAGTTTCGTCAGTGCATCGAAATGGCGCAATTCGTCCTGAAAACGTTAGGCTTGGACGACTACCGGGTGCGGCTCGGTTTCCGCGATCCGGCCAGCGACAAGTATGTCGGTCAGCCCGAAAGCTGGGCCAAGGCCGAGGCCGCCATCGAGCGCGTGGCCCGCGACATGAACCTGCCCGGCTGCACGCCGGAGTTGGGTGAAGCAGCGTTTTACGGACCGAAGGTCGATTTCGTTGTAACCGACTGCATCGGCCGCGAGTGGCAATTGGGAACCGTGCAGCTCGATTACAACCTGCCGAGCGAAGAGCGTTTCGGCCTGGAATACATTGGACCGGACAACAAGCCGCACCGCCCGGTCATGATTCATCGCGCTCCGTTGGGCTCGATGGAACGATTTATCGGCGTGTTGATCGAGCACTTTGCCGGTGCGTTCCCGTTATGGCTCGCGCCGGAACAAATCCGCGTGCTGACGGTAACTCAGAAAGCCGAAGAGTACGGTCGCGATGTGGAGAGCCAGTTGCGCCAGGGGTCATTGCGGGTTACCGGGGACTACCGAGCCGAAAAGTTGGGTGCCAAAATTCGCGACGCCCAATTGAAGCTGATTCCCTACATGCTGGTGGTCGGCGAACGGGATGCGGCCGAGGGAACCGTCTCGGTCCGCGACCGACTGACAGGGGACCTGGGAGCGATGCCGCTGGCGGCCGCGATCGACAAATTCCGCCAGGAAGTGGCGGAAAAAACGATTCGTCAGGTTGTGAAAACAACGGCCGGACTGGGAGAACGCGGGGGAGCCAACGAGTATTAA
- a CDS encoding FAD-dependent oxidoreductase gives MSQIDETAFPRLTTAEMALVKELATACDFRDGEVIFRAGKASIDLYIVESGQIEIQNPTDDHRLIIAHDPGQFSGDIDLLTGRPVIVTAVARGATRLWCVPHDQLRPLLNRVPSFGEKLITAFTRRREMLSQLGTLGMRVVGPGRCLDTSTVREFLYKNFVAFTWFDTETEAGKRIFAELGSPKKTPVIQCTSGRVLVHPSLQELGVEAGVWKPCPSQDVDFGIIGAGPAGIAAAVYASSEGLSTLMLDKLGPGGQAGGSSRIENFIGFPAGLSGADLAMRGVLQMLKFGARIVAPVNVETLIPARTVDDLHSLQLDCGAVIRCRVLLLALGVRWRKLQAVGADRFIGAGIYYACTTVEAELYDREEVAVVGGGNSAGQAVMFLAECCPSRQVRLLIRRKLELGMSTYLCERIRATKNIVIHEQTEIEAVEGDRGMKSIVLHDKASQTSHRVACSAVFVFIGAEPAAEWLPKEIARDADGYLLTGTDVVRSGLWPRSDRDPCPLETTVPGILAAGDIRSGSTKRVGFAVGDGSLAVTCAHRLLSITR, from the coding sequence ATGTCCCAAATCGACGAAACAGCATTTCCGCGACTGACAACTGCCGAGATGGCGCTGGTCAAGGAACTGGCAACTGCTTGCGATTTTCGCGACGGCGAAGTGATCTTTCGTGCCGGTAAAGCGTCTATCGATCTCTATATCGTCGAGTCCGGACAAATCGAGATTCAAAACCCTACGGATGATCATCGATTGATCATCGCTCACGATCCCGGGCAGTTCTCGGGTGACATCGATTTGCTGACGGGCCGACCTGTCATCGTGACGGCCGTCGCTCGGGGTGCCACGCGTCTCTGGTGCGTGCCGCATGACCAGCTGAGACCGCTTTTGAATCGTGTGCCAAGCTTCGGTGAAAAGCTGATCACGGCGTTCACTCGTCGCCGGGAAATGCTTTCGCAATTGGGCACGTTGGGAATGCGCGTTGTCGGTCCTGGGAGATGCCTGGATACCAGCACGGTTCGTGAATTCCTCTACAAGAACTTCGTTGCCTTCACGTGGTTCGATACGGAAACCGAGGCCGGCAAGCGTATTTTTGCCGAGCTGGGATCGCCGAAAAAAACTCCCGTGATCCAATGCACCAGTGGGCGGGTTCTAGTACATCCTTCTTTGCAAGAGTTAGGGGTCGAGGCCGGCGTCTGGAAACCATGCCCTTCGCAGGATGTCGACTTTGGAATTATCGGGGCCGGCCCGGCCGGCATTGCCGCGGCCGTCTATGCGTCGTCCGAAGGACTTTCGACGCTGATGCTGGATAAGCTGGGGCCCGGCGGTCAGGCGGGCGGGTCGTCGCGTATCGAAAACTTCATCGGCTTTCCGGCAGGACTGAGCGGCGCCGACCTCGCGATGCGCGGCGTGCTGCAAATGCTCAAATTTGGAGCGCGCATCGTTGCGCCAGTCAACGTCGAAACGCTGATTCCAGCGAGAACTGTCGACGATCTCCATTCACTGCAATTGGATTGCGGTGCAGTCATTCGATGTCGCGTGCTGCTTCTCGCCTTAGGTGTCCGATGGCGAAAGCTACAGGCCGTTGGAGCGGATCGCTTTATCGGGGCCGGCATCTATTATGCCTGTACGACGGTCGAAGCCGAACTTTACGACCGAGAAGAGGTCGCCGTTGTCGGTGGCGGCAATTCGGCGGGGCAGGCCGTGATGTTCCTGGCCGAATGCTGTCCCTCGCGCCAGGTGCGCTTGCTGATCCGCCGAAAATTGGAACTCGGCATGTCGACGTATTTGTGCGAACGGATCCGGGCTACCAAGAATATTGTCATTCACGAACAAACCGAGATCGAGGCGGTCGAGGGCGACCGTGGGATGAAGTCCATTGTGTTGCATGATAAGGCAAGTCAAACGTCACACCGAGTTGCCTGTTCGGCGGTCTTCGTGTTCATAGGTGCCGAGCCAGCGGCGGAATGGTTGCCCAAGGAGATTGCTCGCGATGCCGATGGCTATCTATTGACAGGTACCGATGTCGTTCGGTCCGGACTGTGGCCGCGCAGCGATCGCGATCCATGTCCATTGGAGACTACCGTGCCCGGCATCTTGGCTGCCGGAGATATTCGCTCGGGGTCGACCAAGCGGGTAGGATTCGCCGTGGGCGATGGTTCGCTGGCCGTCACTTGCGCCCATCGATTGCTGTCGATCACGCGTTAA
- a CDS encoding GNAT family N-acetyltransferase produces MATLTTARLVLRPWRDSDRAPFAALNADPRVMEYFPKTLDRVESDAMIDRIQAHFARHGLGLWAVELPGVAPFIGFVGLWIPEFQTHFSPFVEIGWRLAAEHWGQGYASEGARAAFYYGFGERGLDEIVSMTAVANQRSRRVMERTGMTRSPADDFDHPKLDAGHALCRHVLYRLPSLRWQQWDGRSR; encoded by the coding sequence ATGGCAACGCTAACCACAGCGCGATTGGTGCTGCGCCCGTGGCGCGATAGTGATCGTGCGCCGTTTGCTGCTCTGAACGCAGATCCGCGCGTGATGGAGTACTTTCCCAAGACGCTGGATCGCGTCGAGAGCGACGCCATGATCGACCGGATCCAGGCACATTTTGCGCGCCATGGACTCGGCCTGTGGGCAGTCGAGCTACCCGGCGTCGCCCCGTTTATCGGCTTCGTGGGGCTCTGGATCCCTGAATTTCAGACGCACTTCTCGCCATTCGTCGAAATCGGATGGCGGTTGGCAGCCGAACATTGGGGACAGGGGTATGCCAGCGAAGGCGCCAGGGCGGCGTTCTATTACGGCTTTGGCGAGCGGGGTCTCGACGAAATCGTTTCCATGACGGCCGTCGCCAATCAGCGCTCGCGCCGCGTCATGGAGCGGACCGGAATGACGCGCTCGCCGGCGGACGATTTCGACCATCCCAAGCTCGATGCCGGGCACGCGCTATGCCGGCACGTTCTCTACCGGCTACCGAGTCTGCGATGGCAGCAGTGGGACGGTCGATCGCGCTAG
- the infC gene encoding translation initiation factor IF-3: MNEQIRITPVRVISAEGEQLGIIPTEQALTTAREAGLDLVEVAPNERPPVCRIMDFGKFKYQQKKRQHKSQAHHSKIKEIRVRPKTGDHDIEVKVHRAREFLAHKDKVIVSVVFRGRELAHVEEGQRVIKQVLTSLEDIGKVESPPSQQGRRITCILAPK; this comes from the coding sequence GTGAACGAACAGATCCGCATCACACCCGTGCGGGTAATCTCGGCCGAAGGAGAGCAACTAGGGATCATTCCCACCGAGCAGGCGCTGACAACAGCGCGCGAGGCAGGATTGGACCTGGTCGAAGTTGCTCCCAATGAACGGCCTCCTGTCTGCCGCATCATGGACTTTGGTAAGTTCAAGTACCAACAGAAGAAGCGGCAGCACAAAAGTCAGGCGCACCACAGCAAGATCAAAGAGATCCGCGTTCGTCCGAAGACGGGCGATCACGATATCGAGGTCAAGGTGCACCGCGCCCGCGAGTTTCTGGCGCACAAGGACAAGGTGATCGTGTCGGTCGTTTTCCGTGGCCGCGAATTGGCGCACGTCGAAGAAGGACAGCGCGTCATCAAGCAAGTGTTAACCAGCCTGGAAGATATCGGCAAGGTCGAATCGCCCCCCAGCCAGCAAGGGCGCCGCATCACCTGCATCCTGGCTCCAAAGTAG